Within Larus michahellis chromosome 5, bLarMic1.1, whole genome shotgun sequence, the genomic segment cttttaaatattaattaaatttccTCAAAAGAAGCATACATACTTAATTACAACAGGCATTGATTTTGAAGGAAATGGTGAGAGTCTGCCTTATTTCTTAATTCAGATCagtctgctggttttattttggctttacgtttttttaaagtatgcacTTTTTGGATTTCACACAAAACAAATGCACTTCTGCATTCTCAAGAGAATTCTCAGGTCTCGGTATCACATCTCCTTTGAAGGGGCTGCATTAAATTGCAAAACTATCCTCGAGCCTAGCTGCTGCAGAACGTAATTGAATGTGTTTAGCTGCCACAAGCACTGTGCCACCACTGCAAAGTGGCAGCATCCCTTGGGACTCACCAGGACTTAGTCTCTTGATCTTCCAGTACCGCTCCCATCTGGGGAACTGGTATGGTATGAGGATCCACCTCTCCCAGGGCAATGCATCTCCCTGCAACTTTCACCCCCAGTGGACATACTCTCTACGATTCTGTTAAAATATCTGGTACTGGTTCCAAGTAAGTATAATGAAACTTCAGCTGGCTTAAATGCTAAGATGAGCTTTTGCTCACAGCTGTTGCAGAAACCAAACTAAGAACGTAAAAGGGGCAGTTAACAGACATCAGGAGGAACTAACTAACAAACATCCCTTGGAGCCATAAAGTAAGTAGGATAAATACATTTAAGGTCTGAAAAGAAGTCCTGTCATATTTCTCCAGCACGGTACAGAAGAGCTTCAGATGGATTGGAGAGATTCGTTGCCGTaagaaacgggggaaaaaaaagcagaatctttGTTTACCTAGGTCCGTGGTTTCTAAGTACCTACTTTTTACTACGTTCATTTCTTGACTCAAAGTGAAAATGGGAATTcacccttttctcttttttcctgtccAATGTGCAGATGGGGCATATTTTCGTTCACTCCATCAATCCCTGCCCCCTACGCACAAACTCGCATACATGCACCTAgccagtggaaaagaaaaaagggttacTCATTAATCCATTCTACAAAGCTTTCCAAACTGAAATGGGTGGGTTTTACATCTCCAGCAAGGAGCAATATATAGGTAGGTACATAGCATACCTGAGCACAGCTCAAACTCAAGTGTTCATCTTGAATAGCACAACTTTGCTCCTGGCACATTTTACAACAAAACTCATCAGCATGGAGAGGATGATTATTTTCTgtatgcttttcttctgttgcagTATGGTGCTGACTGCAGCTCCATACAGAATAGTGAAATACAAACAGCTCTTCAAGACAATTAGACAGTTAGAACCCATAGTGAAAGACAAGGTAAGCAAAGTGTTTGTCGtaatactgaaattattttcaagaattaTGTATTGCTTAGAATATATCTTGTGAGGGACATTACTTTCAAATGTTAAACTTTTCTAACCTGGATTTGTTTTATTGTAGGATGTTGAAATGCTGCATACACCAGAAAACCCTGTGGTAAGACTACTTTAACATTTCTTTCTAATTATATTAATTTGATATTGTACTGGTTTATTCCATTGACAAATGACACATGCCTTCTTCACATCTCTGACCTAGTACTCTTAATGCAACCtagattgaaaaagaaaatactttgatgTAAGTTCCTTATTTCTGGATTTTTAATGGCAGAAGTGTCTGTATTATGTCATCTTAATTACTATTTTGCTAGTGTGTGTATTCTAACACACCCACTGGTTCAAATTTGTATGCATTCCCTTTACTCAAGAAATGGTGCTACCAGTGAAGATTCGTACAAGATCCAGATGAGCAGCAGTGCTCTTGGGGATGCTGGTTTTGGGAGTGGAAGCGGCTCCAGCTGCCATGAGCTCCCTCGGCACTGGGAGCATGGCTGAGCCGAACCCAAAGGGacccccttttccctcccactgAAGCTAAATGCCATGAGCGGCACTGCAAGGCCATATCACACAGCGCTTCCTCCCATATATAGACATGCTGCTTTCTCAGAGACTATTCGTGTGCAGGGGTTGGGCTATCAAGGGGAAGACAAAACTGCATTCTGCAAGTATTCTCTTTGGATTACAACTAGTTAAAATTACAAGAACAGGTCCCTGTGAATCCCTTTTTAATACAGATATTCATTTATACATTATTtaatgccacatccctggaagtgttcaagaccgggctggatggggctttgagcaaccaggtctagtgggaggtgtccctgcccatggcaggggggttggaactagatgatctttaaggtcccttccaacccaaaccattccgtgattctataaCGCTGATATTATGTGTGTTCCAAGGTCAGGAACTTCTTATAGGTAGTAAATTACACCAGAGTCACAGAAAGCGTGTGCACACTCAAAAGTGGCAGGATGCAGGATTTACTGTGAAATTAAATGCTAATAATAGTGACAACATGTCTTAAAAGCTTAGAAGGTAAATGTATCCTGCTTTCTTTTATTAATCCCCAACATGCAACAAAGGTCTAGAGCTAGCTGTGACTAATCTAATGTTATACTTCTCCTGTTATCAGCTATTTTAAATTTACCCATAATTTTGACTTTTGAGCCCTGAGAGCTATTTCAGAAAGCAAGCAATTTTGATCAGCCTATAAAAATGATGGTCTTTATGCATAGTTTTTTGAAAAATGCCCAGAGCGTTCGGCTATTTACTCAGAACTGTAAACTCTCTTGCAAAACgacaagaagaatgaaaaaaactcACCTCATTTCACACGGGTTTTGTTAGCCGCCTCCTAGGCTTTACAGTTGGGTGCATTTTTTACTTGCCAAAAACATACAGAAGAATGACCAAAACAGATACGTTCCCTCTCATTGCTAGAAACAACTGCAGTGCAAAAACCTAATGCACCCTAACTaattgctggggttttttcattAACACGCTTTCTAACTTGTGGTGTCAAAGCGAAAAGGAGGAGATTAGCTGTCATTTTACTGCAGTGTTTGCCACTACCTTCGAAACAAAGCAAATACAACTAATGACTAATCGCTTAATCAgttgtttggtggtgttttgttttttttctctcaaaaaacaCAGTCACCTCAGGAAGGAAGACAACAGTTCATTTGCAGCTTAGGGCTTTACAGTCTGATTCTGGGAGGTCCTAAGTACCTCTGCTGAAAACTAGAGGAGACAGAGAATTCATGTATTTAGAAAGTACTAAAATTGATATAGGTTCAATCCCTGatcaaaaacttcagaaaaaatactaGTGTGCTAATAGTAATTATCACCAGCAACCACACTAACAAACTTCATCCTACAGGGTGAAATTTACATTTACGGAATTGTCCAGATACAAAGAAATGAATGAATTATAGTGTGCCAAAGCTGCACTCAGGGTGATTAGGTACAATCACACCCTAATGAAACTGGATTGAATAAAAAGTTTTTCATATAACTGTATTTCAAATATCAAATGATTGCTTCTATGATAACCTGATTATGCCAGACTTCCATTTGGCCTTGAATATTCAGGAAGATGACTACCTTTTATAACATTCAAAATTCAGTGGTTTATCACTATTTGTTTTGACTTCTTTGAGGATTCTGTGAGTGGACTGAGTGTTAGCCCCAATTCAATCCCACACAATTTCCTTATGTGTTCAACAAAGAGGTGAGAAGTTCAAAAGATCACAGGACAACTCAAGGGAAGACATGCTGAGGCTGAAAAAGTAGTCTTAAGGCTGAACTGATTCAAGACCTTAGGGAAAATAAGATCTATTCCTGGTGATTGACATGGCAGCGGAAACCAGTGACACAATGCTGATTTACATCGGTTCAGCATCTAACCCCGCTGATCGCTACTTCAGGAAGTACAGGCTTTTCAGGCTAATCTGTAAATTTAGTTTGAGTCAGATGCAGAGTACTGCTGCACATTGGCTCCGAtacaaatattttacatgttTGCCTAGCCCCCCTCAGACATCACCAGTGGTCTATGCTTTTTAATGCCTCTTCATCAAAGTGCTTAACCCATCACAATGTACCAAACCCCACAATCCTTGTGGTCCTCTGACTGTTGGCGTGCCTACAGCTAACTGTtaactcagcaaaaaaaaaaaaaaaaaaaaaaaaaaagccagcataTATGAGAAATGCTGGTTTCTCAGCTCATCACGGATGAGgcacaaaatgttttcagtttcagCTGGAAAATTGATCTCTTTAAAAAcgagtgttttttttccagtaagcaaGACTGGTTACGGTAAGAAGCCTGAAACAAACATAAATGTGtggtttttaaggaaaataaaatgttatatcTAACCAATATAAAATGTTGCTATTGAACTTTGCTACAAGCGACGTACATGAATGTTGCCGTGTCCTTGCCAAAGCTGCAAACTGCAGTGGCATCTAATAAACCAGATGAGACAGCTTCAGTAGCAGTTGGTATGCAAAACAGGGATGATGGCTTTGAAGCCTTTCTAATATGCGTAATCAGCagttctaaatgtttccttctttgaaaaacagaaagcaagttaGAAATTGTCTTCATTAAaccctgcttttatttctctgttgacTATAGGTTAGTTTTGGTAGCATTTTCCATAGTTGAGCGCCTAGCAAAGGAAAACAGCCGCTGCACAGGAAAGGAGATTCTGGAGAGCTTGTAGTCTATCAGTTAGCATCAGTACAATTAATATGCAGCTGCAccatgaaaaggaaacagcaggtTGCTTTAAttccagagaagcagcagcagcagaaaacttAGATCATCAGAACAGATGTCTTCTTTTTCAAGTTAGAGACAGTTGGTGCTTACTGGCCTTGACTTAGGTTTAACGTGCACCTGAATTTAAAGCAATCTGTTAAGACAATTCAAGCCAGAAGCTTGACTCCTTATCCTGCCTCTCATCCTCAATCGCTCCTTTCCCTTCAGTCTTCTTACTTCATCACCTTCATTTCCCACGCTATCAAGTGAGAACATTATAATAGTATTTGAAAATACGCAAGTAAGTTCTAAGTATAATTACTAAGTAGGTAATATTAGAAATGGCACAAGGATTAGGAACAGTACATTCCCACATGTAGCACTGAGGAACAGTCCAGAGTGatattcataattttttaaaaagaaaatactcatGCCCACGCTTGTGAAAACTTACTGCATGTAACATGACCTACTCTTCAgtagcattttcttttaattgctgtcATGATTAGTACCCAAGTGGACATTTTAGGCATTTATTTTATGAGGAAATACTTAAATAATTATCTAAGAACAGGCAGAGTAAAAGTTAAAGATCTCTTGCGTAtcaaaaaataacttaaaaaaaaaaagagtacagttGAATCTTCTCAATTAATATCCTGGATATTTACTTTTACACATGGACCACAACCTAacacatgcaggaaaaaatgctGCAACATTCGTTTAAAAactgttccttctttttcttccctaggACGAATGCCTCTTCACAGCTGTGACCTGCTTCCAGAAGGGCATACTGAAATTACAACCAGCAAACAGCCAAGTAAATTCTACATTCAACCAAACTACTAAAGTCTTGAAAAATTTCACCTTCAGCAACCCTGGCAAGGTAGGATTTCCTCACAATGCTCATAATTGTGATCATTGCTTCATATTTTCTATAGCCAACACCACCCATAAGGGTGCAATTGTAGAAAGCAAACTTGTTAGAAAAAACAATCTGCCTTTCATtactttggaaattaaaaatgacCAATTTTCTGCCCTTCTGGGAGAGGCATTCACTCTGATCCTATCAGAGGATATTACATGTATGTACTTGGCAACCACGTAACGTGCCAGACAAAAGGACAGGGATTACTGTAAAACATGTGAACAAAAGGTGTCGTTACTATATTCTTGCCCTTTCTGAAATAGCCTGTGTCTCAGCTTGTCCATTTGTAAAAGGCTTTAATCACAACCCTCTTGATTTTTCAGTAAGAACGCTTGAAGCATTATTTATGATTCTGATGCACTGTTTAGAAATGGCATGATTTTATCTTTCAGCACTGCGAGTCTTCATGTGAATCTTAcgagaaaaaaacccccaaagagtTTTTGAAGAGCTTTGCAAAACTAATCAACAAGGTAATCAGTGCTGATTCCTCCTGAGTGCTTTTTGACATGTTGAGAACAATTACAGATATCCTTACTTTACACTATTTCtaacaatgttttgtttttacagttattGAAGGAGTAATATAGGACACACCAGAGCTGAAGGCTACTGAAAATATACTATTTAAAGCAGACACTATGTTATTTAAGACaacatgaaaaatgtaaatatcttccATTGCTACTATGCTGTGCTATGTGTGTGGTAAGTGAAAGCATCTCTGAAAATATTAAGGAGTTTTATTTGTATGGCTATTCATAAGATGGATGCTCTTTTGAAAGTGACCCTAGCCTCACCAAGTGGAAATTAAATTGTAATTTCACAAAAATAGATTCTCTTAAGGGACTTAACTATCACCTGCTGAACTAGAAATACATGAGATAGCTACtcctgtatgttttctttcatcttaaaTGAATCTCATACAAAGATGCctgaaactttttaaagaaaatgagcaaaaaaattATCAGAGACTTCGAAGTCTCAAAAGGTATCTGCTTGGACTGATCTCCTTATCTACAATAATACCACACACACAATTTTATTTATAAGTTCTTAGACTGTATCTTAGCTAACTATGGAAAAATATCCTGCATTTAACTGTCATATAAATACtggaaaaacatttacaaatCATACTGTATGTCATGGGTCTGACCTGTGTTCACGCTGAAGTTAATGGCACATTTTCTATGGGTTTCAATTGGGAGAGGAGGAACACACACACTTTAAGCGGAGATACAGGATTCCGTGGGGAAAAACACGTTTCAGAAGATGGAATTCCACCTAGACTCCCTCAACTTGATGTGATAAATACAGCAGAGGCATGGCTGGCTGGTATGACCAGCCACTGCAAAAGGTCCAACGAACACAGTAATGGAGGATTATTCA encodes:
- the IL21 gene encoding interleukin-21 — protein: MERMIIFCMLFFCCSMVLTAAPYRIVKYKQLFKTIRQLEPIVKDKDVEMLHTPENPVDECLFTAVTCFQKGILKLQPANSQVNSTFNQTTKVLKNFTFSNPGKHCESSCESYEKKTPKEFLKSFAKLINKLLKE